A region from the bacterium genome encodes:
- a CDS encoding radical SAM protein produces MSRLLTTTPFQLLQAERGTIRKSHRGKLKLALIYPNTYAIGMSNLAVHTLYRLFNAHPNIVCERFFYIPGYTGIPRSLESGTALTAFDTIACSLSFELDELNLVALLRQANIPIFRIERSKRYPYLIAGGIAVSANPEPIANIVDAVVLGEAEEIIEPMLEILIATMNDKRKRNDRLERLSGIYLPDRNTSAEHITRLHLTELDKFPSVSQIITPYTEFKNMVLIELGRGCPYSCRFCLAGTFYKPVRYRSLHHIYEQIEFARRFSGSGAIPRIGIVATAIADYPQLDQFCAEMLKRKIPVSFASLRADKAPDLLFRLLKQSGQKTIAFAPEAGTETLRTSIGKPLTDNELMEQVYRAVSNGLLNIKLYFMLGLPQETEADIQALIALVRRLRNILISASKPFGRAGKVIVAISPFVPKKGTAFEHERFDDIAELKRKNRLLRSALQKENNLQLQLVNPHTAWLETLLSLGTRETLPALVTDTDKISS; encoded by the coding sequence ATGTCCCGATTACTAACGACTACTCCATTTCAACTCTTACAAGCAGAACGTGGGACGATTCGAAAATCGCATCGTGGTAAACTAAAACTTGCGTTGATTTATCCGAACACATATGCGATTGGAATGTCAAACTTAGCCGTACATACGCTGTATCGTTTATTCAACGCGCATCCGAACATCGTTTGCGAAAGGTTTTTTTATATCCCAGGGTATACTGGAATCCCGCGATCGCTCGAGTCGGGAACTGCGTTAACCGCTTTCGATACAATTGCTTGTTCTTTATCATTTGAGTTAGATGAGTTGAATTTAGTTGCGCTTCTTCGGCAAGCGAATATTCCGATTTTCCGCATAGAACGAAGCAAACGGTATCCATATCTTATCGCTGGGGGAATTGCGGTTTCCGCAAATCCGGAACCAATTGCGAATATCGTTGATGCGGTGGTTCTTGGCGAAGCGGAAGAAATTATTGAGCCAATGTTAGAGATTCTGATTGCAACTATGAACGATAAACGGAAACGGAACGACCGGCTTGAACGGTTATCGGGAATCTATTTACCGGATCGTAATACATCTGCGGAACATATTACGCGATTACATCTTACCGAATTAGATAAATTTCCGAGCGTTTCACAGATTATTACTCCTTATACCGAATTTAAGAACATGGTTCTGATTGAACTCGGCCGCGGATGTCCATATTCCTGTCGGTTCTGTTTAGCCGGTACATTCTATAAACCGGTTCGATATCGAAGTTTACACCACATCTATGAACAAATTGAGTTTGCTCGCAGATTTTCTGGAAGCGGCGCTATTCCGCGAATCGGTATTGTTGCCACAGCCATTGCTGATTATCCGCAACTTGATCAGTTTTGCGCAGAGATGCTTAAACGGAAGATTCCGGTTTCATTTGCTTCATTACGTGCGGATAAAGCGCCGGATCTCCTCTTTAGATTGTTAAAACAAAGTGGGCAGAAAACGATTGCGTTCGCACCAGAAGCTGGAACCGAAACGTTGCGAACCTCAATCGGTAAACCGCTCACGGACAATGAATTAATGGAACAAGTCTATCGAGCGGTATCGAACGGATTGTTAAATATCAAGTTGTATTTTATGCTCGGATTACCGCAAGAAACTGAGGCGGATATTCAAGCGCTTATAGCGCTGGTTAGACGGCTTCGCAATATTTTGATTTCTGCAAGTAAACCTTTTGGTCGCGCGGGTAAGGTAATTGTAGCGATATCCCCGTTTGTGCCAAAAAAAGGAACCGCGTTTGAACACGAGCGATTTGATGATATTGCAGAACTTAAACGGAAAAATCGTTTACTCCGAAGCGCGCTCCAGAAAGAAAATAATCTTCAACTCCAATTAGTTAATCCTCATACTGCCTGGCTAGAAACTCTCTTGTCGCTAGGTACTCGAGAGACGTTACCCGCACTGGTTACCGATACGGATAAGATATCCTCCTAG
- the nagA gene encoding N-acetylglucosamine-6-phosphate deacetylase, translating to MKNNRIAIINGTIVTPISLIQNGTLVIENQRIKQVGHRERIKLPKDAVIINAANQLVVPGFIDLHLQGAYGYDVWDEPETALPTLCKNLLQGGTTAFLATTEFHPPTISRLSRFLATQNSAPDSEPAATCIGIHLEGPFINPERKGGIPGESIQPPSKKLLKEIERLSQGNLKMLTIAPELLGTIPIIQHVVDHGIIAAIGHTNASFAEAKRSFDAGITHTTHIFNQMTPIHHRNSGATLACLLDDRISVQVICDGIHLDWEIIKLIYRLKGANRMVLITDAIRAAGLPDGIYHSQGHGRKIIVKNGKVTRPDGTIAGSTLTMNRAVANAVHYCQIPLKAAIRMATLTPAQILGVSHRIGSIAPNREANIVVLDNRFRVKKVFVKGVIQTI from the coding sequence ATGAAAAACAATAGGATTGCTATTATAAATGGAACCATTGTTACGCCTATCTCGCTCATTCAAAACGGAACGTTGGTGATAGAAAACCAGCGAATTAAACAGGTTGGTCATCGAGAACGAATTAAACTGCCGAAGGATGCGGTGATTATCAATGCTGCAAATCAACTTGTTGTACCCGGTTTTATAGATTTGCATCTTCAAGGGGCGTATGGTTACGACGTCTGGGATGAACCTGAAACTGCATTACCAACTTTATGTAAAAATCTTCTTCAGGGAGGAACAACCGCATTTCTTGCCACTACCGAATTTCATCCACCAACGATCAGTCGATTAAGCCGGTTCTTAGCAACTCAAAATTCTGCACCGGATAGCGAGCCAGCGGCGACCTGTATCGGGATACACCTTGAAGGACCATTTATCAACCCGGAACGAAAAGGCGGAATTCCAGGTGAATCTATTCAGCCACCAAGTAAAAAGTTACTCAAAGAAATCGAACGATTATCACAGGGCAATTTGAAAATGCTTACTATCGCTCCTGAATTGTTAGGAACAATTCCGATCATTCAACATGTTGTGGACCATGGTATCATCGCTGCGATTGGCCATACCAACGCATCGTTTGCAGAAGCAAAACGCAGTTTTGATGCCGGGATAACCCATACTACGCATATATTCAACCAGATGACTCCTATCCATCATCGTAATTCAGGAGCAACACTAGCGTGTTTATTGGATGACAGAATCTCGGTTCAAGTTATTTGCGATGGCATCCATCTCGATTGGGAAATTATCAAGTTGATTTATAGGCTTAAAGGAGCAAATAGAATGGTGTTAATAACCGATGCGATTCGTGCAGCTGGACTTCCAGATGGAATATATCATTCTCAAGGACACGGTCGAAAAATTATTGTTAAGAACGGTAAAGTTACCCGACCAGACGGAACAATTGCCGGAAGCACGTTAACGATGAATCGTGCCGTAGCGAATGCAGTTCACTATTGCCAGATTCCGCTAAAAGCAGCGATTCGTATGGCAACATTAACCCCAGCGCAAATCCTTGGGGTATCGCATCGCATTGGTAGTATAGCACCGAATAGAGAAGCGAATATTGTTGTACTTGATAATCGATTCCGGGTAAAAAAAGTTTTCGTTAAAGGGGTTATCCAAACAATCTGA
- a CDS encoding prepilin-type N-terminal cleavage/methylation domain-containing protein → MVQTNSKKGQTLVEVIVAIAIAAVAIVGLTDLFITGFDAYDLSRGYTSAVYLAQEKIEEISADKTMAAEDRQRITYYWERKQYTAPEVQVPPGFIQLEVKVKWSDPHGQHSISLVTLKPK, encoded by the coding sequence ATGGTTCAAACGAACTCCAAAAAAGGACAGACGTTAGTAGAAGTTATCGTAGCTATTGCGATAGCTGCGGTAGCAATTGTCGGTTTGACCGATTTGTTTATCACTGGATTTGATGCGTATGATTTAAGTCGAGGGTATACCTCTGCAGTATATCTCGCGCAGGAAAAAATTGAAGAAATATCCGCAGATAAAACTATGGCTGCTGAAGACCGACAAAGAATAACCTACTACTGGGAACGGAAACAGTATACTGCGCCTGAAGTTCAAGTTCCACCCGGTTTCATTCAGCTTGAAGTAAAGGTTAAATGGTCTGACCCGCATGGTCAGCATAGCATTAGTCTTGTAACCTTAAAACCGAAATAA